A part of Chloroflexota bacterium genomic DNA contains:
- a CDS encoding amidase: MNSEELCYATIEELAPRLAAGDLCPVELTRAQLDRIAAIDGAWRSYATVMAESALEAADRARQEIASGRYRGPLHGIPIAVKDLCFTQGTRTMGGTKVLEDLVPDFDSTVVARFKSAGAILLGKLNLTEGAMGGYNRARQIPLNPWAPDRWTGASSSGSGVATAAGLCYASLGSDTGGSIRSPAAACGITGLKPTWGRVSRYGVLDLAQSLDHVGPMTRSTWDCAAVLETIAGDDSNDATTLPEPAPALLDEIAAGIAGLRVGYDPGYATRDVDERIAAAVAESVRALEALGAEIVDVELPPIDPYTLVWPTLCSVEALAAHAETFPSRARDYGPWFRGWLELGASKSAVEYAEACDLRAELTGLLARAFDGIDMLACPAGGDLPHPVSEESLYDGPMVDHGPVRRRFAAPWDMNRAPTLTLPNGWTEEGLPTALQLVGSPGDEAVLCRAGYAFEQATDYRRHPSV, encoded by the coding sequence ATGAACTCCGAAGAGCTCTGCTACGCCACGATCGAGGAACTCGCTCCGCGTCTGGCCGCGGGGGATCTTTGTCCAGTCGAATTGACCCGCGCCCAGCTGGACCGCATCGCGGCCATCGACGGGGCCTGGCGAAGCTATGCGACCGTTATGGCCGAGTCCGCCCTGGAAGCGGCCGACCGGGCGAGGCAGGAAATCGCCAGCGGCCGATACCGAGGGCCACTGCACGGAATCCCGATTGCGGTCAAGGACCTCTGCTTCACGCAGGGCACGCGCACCATGGGCGGGACCAAGGTTCTGGAGGACCTGGTTCCGGATTTCGATTCCACCGTGGTTGCCAGGTTCAAATCCGCCGGCGCGATTCTGCTGGGCAAGTTGAACCTGACCGAGGGAGCGATGGGCGGTTACAACCGCGCCCGCCAGATTCCGCTCAACCCCTGGGCGCCCGACCGCTGGACGGGGGCGTCGTCGAGCGGCTCGGGCGTCGCGACCGCCGCCGGACTTTGCTACGCCTCGCTGGGCAGCGACACCGGCGGCTCGATCAGGTCGCCGGCCGCCGCCTGCGGGATAACCGGGCTCAAGCCCACGTGGGGACGGGTGAGCCGCTACGGGGTGCTCGACCTGGCCCAATCGCTGGACCACGTCGGGCCGATGACGCGCTCAACCTGGGATTGCGCGGCGGTGCTCGAGACTATCGCCGGCGACGATTCCAACGACGCTACGACGCTGCCCGAGCCCGCCCCGGCGCTGCTTGACGAGATCGCTGCCGGAATCGCCGGCCTCCGGGTCGGGTACGACCCTGGATACGCCACCCGAGACGTGGACGAGCGGATCGCCGCCGCGGTCGCCGAATCGGTCAGGGCCCTGGAGGCATTGGGCGCCGAGATCGTGGACGTCGAACTGCCCCCGATCGACCCGTACACCCTTGTCTGGCCCACGCTCTGTTCGGTGGAGGCTCTAGCCGCTCACGCCGAGACTTTTCCCAGCCGGGCCCGGGACTACGGACCCTGGTTCCGCGGTTGGTTGGAGCTTGGGGCTTCGAAGTCGGCGGTCGAGTACGCAGAGGCTTGTGATCTGCGCGCCGAACTGACCGGATTGCTCGCCCGTGCATTTGACGGAATCGACATGCTCGCTTGTCCCGCAGGTGGAGACCTGCCACATCCGGTTTCGGAAGAATCCCTCTACGACGGACCCATGGTCGATCACGGTCCGGTTCGCCGGCGGTTCGCCGCCCCCTGGGACATGAATCGCGCCCCGACTCTCACCCTGCCCAACGGGTGGACCGAAGAGGGCCTGCCCACGGCCCTGCAGCTCGTCGGGTCGCCCGGGGACGAAGCCGTCCTCTGCCGCGCCGGTTACGCCTTCGAGCAGGCGACCGATTACCGGCGCCACCCTTCGGTCTAG
- a CDS encoding carbonic anhydrase, with product MSVIEELLANNARFAAGFEHGDLASPPALRLAVVTCMDARLDVHRFLGIAEGDAHVIRNAGGIVSEDALRSLVISQRLLGTTEIAVIHHSDCGMLKFRDDDVKDQIEAETGLRPPFALGAFTDLEDDVRQSIALIQASPFIPHKDRVRGFVYDCATGELSEVGQFKDSTG from the coding sequence TTGTCGGTAATCGAAGAACTCCTGGCCAACAACGCCCGGTTCGCCGCGGGCTTCGAGCATGGCGACCTGGCATCGCCGCCGGCGCTTCGGCTGGCGGTCGTTACCTGCATGGACGCCCGCCTGGACGTCCACCGGTTCCTGGGAATTGCCGAAGGCGACGCGCACGTGATTCGCAACGCCGGGGGCATTGTCAGCGAAGACGCCTTGCGATCCCTGGTGATCTCGCAGCGATTGCTGGGAACAACCGAAATCGCGGTCATCCACCACAGCGACTGCGGAATGCTCAAATTCCGCGACGATGACGTCAAGGATCAGATCGAGGCCGAAACCGGGCTGCGGCCCCCGTTCGCGCTGGGCGCGTTCACGGATCTTGAAGACGACGTGCGCCAATCGATCGCTTTGATCCAGGCCAGCCCCTTCATCCCGCACAAGGACCGGGTGCGGGGATTCGTCTATGACTGTGCCACCGGCGAATTGAGCGAGGTCGGCCAATTCAAGGATTCCACCGGCTGA
- a CDS encoding GNAT family N-acetyltransferase, which produces MAMSTRSQSPVTLHTERLILRPFETADVDDVFEYARDREFGRFLAVPVPYAREDAERYVEIQVKADWSKLASLAITYRGSVVGGIDLRIDPPERNAGMGYSVARPLWGRGLVTEAAAAVIGLAFESYRLHKVWAHADVRNRASWRVMEKLGMSREGLLREHHMVRGEPGDVYSYGILYSEWQRSR; this is translated from the coding sequence ATGGCAATGTCAACCAGATCGCAATCGCCGGTAACGCTGCACACCGAGCGGCTCATCCTGCGCCCCTTTGAAACCGCCGACGTCGATGACGTGTTCGAATACGCCCGGGATCGCGAGTTTGGCCGCTTTCTGGCAGTGCCGGTCCCCTACGCCCGGGAGGACGCCGAACGTTATGTGGAGATCCAGGTCAAGGCCGACTGGTCGAAACTGGCCAGCCTGGCCATCACCTACCGGGGCAGCGTCGTCGGCGGCATCGATCTGAGGATCGATCCCCCCGAGCGAAATGCAGGGATGGGTTATTCGGTGGCCCGGCCCCTGTGGGGCAGGGGACTGGTCACCGAGGCGGCCGCGGCGGTCATCGGGCTGGCATTCGAGAGTTACCGGTTGCACAAGGTATGGGCTCATGCCGACGTCCGCAACCGGGCGTCCTGGCGGGTGATGGAAAAACTCGGAATGAGCCGCGAGGGGCTGCTCCGCGAACACCACATGGTCCGCGGCGAACCCGGCGACGTTTACAGCTACGGCATCCTTTACTCGGAATGGCAGCGCTCCCGCTGA